One segment of Myxocyprinus asiaticus isolate MX2 ecotype Aquarium Trade chromosome 41, UBuf_Myxa_2, whole genome shotgun sequence DNA contains the following:
- the zgc:92591 gene encoding late histone H2B.L4, translating into MSNDGPKKKGKVPGDKKTSKRKAKRRETYAVYIYKVLKQVHPDTGISSRAMSIMNSFVNDVFERIATEASRLAQYTKRSTITSREVQTAVRLLLPGELAKHAVSEGTKAVTKYTSSK; encoded by the exons ATGTCCAATGATGGCCCTAAAAAGAAAGGGAAAGTTCCAGGAGACAAAAAAACGTctaaaaggaaagcaaagaggaGGGAAACGTACGCTGTTTACATCTACAAAGTTTTGAAACAA GTTCATCCAGacactggcatctccagcagggcGATGAGCATCATGAACTCGTTTGTGAATGACGTGTTCGAGCGTATCGCGACGGAGGCGTCACGGCTCGCGCAGTACACCAAGCGCTCGACCATCACGAGCAGAGAGGTACAGACCGCAGTCAGACTGCTGCTGCCCGGAGAACTCGCCAAACACGCTGTGTCAGAGGGGACCAAAGCCGTCACCAAATACACCAGTTCAAAGTGA